The Solanum lycopersicum chromosome 6, SLM_r2.1 genome has a window encoding:
- the BRC1b gene encoding TCP transcription factor BRC1b has protein sequence MYPPSNNNCSPILSSLICQNIPSSPCMQYEHELYFQSFNHDNQYYFQQQQLVPSIDDLSPHILADSCTEIITKPSNCNHELQGMEEGRGEKKGDDDVMSSRISGRISKNNKRSSNKDRHSKINTARGPRDRRMRLSLDAARKFFRLQDLLGFDKASKTVEWLLTQSDSAIEELVAAKGNDAQVAQQTSCNTPTTTTGIGAICASNSISESCEVISGTDETSSNDKNKETAQDEEKKKRKKVVNTARRAVLEPLTKESRNQARARARERTKSKKMSQTGKSKSLANDLNPSGSRRPANKTCEEPGTHEELNFHQEKNTVDDCNFMVNGNWNPFTIFSYHEQYAGISNEHQLVTDLQFCGKLWEG, from the exons ATGTATCCTCCAAGCAACAATAACTGCAGCCCAATTTTGTCTTCTTTGATATGCCAAAATATTCCATCTTCTCCTTGTATGCAATATGAACACGAACTATACTTTCAAAGCTTTAATCATGATAACCAATATTATTTTCAACAACAGCAACTAGTTCCCTCGATAGATGATTTGAGTCCTCACATCTTAGCTGACAGCTGCACCGAGATTATTACTAAGCCTTCGAATTGCAACCACGAACTACAAGGAATGGAAGAAGGCCGAGGCgaaaagaaaggagatgatgatGTTATGAGTAGCAGAATTAGTGGACGgatctcaaaaaataataagagaTCTTCCAATAAAGATCGACACAGCAAGATCAACACCGCTCGTGGTCCAAGAGATCGAAGGATGAGACTTTCACTTGATGCTGCTCGCAAGTTTTTCCGTTTGCAGGACTTATTGGGATTCGATAAGGCCAGCAAAACTGTTGAATGGTTGCTTACTCAATCGGATTCTGCAATTGAAGAGCTTGTTGCCGCTAAAGGCAATGATGCACAGGTTGCTCAGCAAACTAGCTGCAATACCCCCACTACTACTACTGGAATTGGTGCAATTTGTGCATCTAATTCTATTTCTGAGTCGTGTGAAGTTATATCAGGAACTGATGAAACTTCCTCTAATGACAAAAACAAGGAAACCGCTCAAGAtgaggagaagaagaaaaggaagaaggTGGTTAACACAGCTCGTAGAGCTGTGTTAGAACCTCTTACGAAGGAATCGAGGAATCAAGCAAGAGCCAGGGCTAGAGAGAGaacaaaatcaaagaaaatgagCCAAACTGGAAAATCCAAATCCCTAGCTAATGATTTGAACCCTTCAGGATCTCGGAGGCCGGCTAATAAAACTTGTGAAGAACCTGGAACACATGAAGAACTCAACTTCCATCAAGAGAAGAACACTGTCGATGACTGTAATTTTATGGTAAATGGAAATTGGAATCCatttacaatctttagctatCATGAGCAATACGCTGGAATTTCCAACGAG CATCAATTGGTTACAGACTTGCAATTTTGTGGAAAGCTATGGGAAGGCTAG